A region of Rhinoraja longicauda isolate Sanriku21f chromosome 1, sRhiLon1.1, whole genome shotgun sequence DNA encodes the following proteins:
- the prdm8b gene encoding PR domain zinc finger protein 8b → MMEDPHAHRGCWGSEASRAVQQCLTDIFTSVYTTCDIPENAIFGPCVLSHTSLYDSIAFIALKAADKRTVPYIFRVDTSSANSSSEGLMWLRLVQPARDKEEQNLEAYVKNGQLFYRSLRRIDKDEELLVWYGKELLELLLLINSRPQAKMNGSSEYTCLDCSQRFQCEYPFLAHLRFRCQKRMGCIALDENIRSSGDRDDIAIVVPSVKFSRSERQSAFSNVENNKPTTDFHNLARDMENPRDNARNHRENEGVNENKRKYDEVEKNDNAAHSAKVADRSPPTPREKFPCPSQQFRGSYFSLRENGRLMSSPDSTGAKQSAFNEVKRTSLNLKQTPKDHTANTDNKNGTTANSSPSEKAMDTKSVLTETQVPSCLDNIAMGSAFRSVSQLCATEERKSAFSQPTRSFTQLPPLLVSQKVIPGLECHPSVGESGRFYQANALAAKLQSADVNGSCNIQGGLPKQSPFIYATAYWPKTTGPIQLQVPSAMTLLPPSFTSFCLPAQNWCAKCNASFRMTSDLVYHMRSHHKKEYAMEPLVKRRREEKLKCPICNESFRERHHLSRHMTSHN, encoded by the exons ATGATGGAAGATCCACATGCTCacagggggtgttgggggagcgAAGCGAGCAGGGCGGTCCAGCAGTGTCTCACCGACATTTTCACCAGCGTGTATACAACCTGTGACATTCCGGAAAATGCCATCTTTGGGCCCTGCGTGCTGAGCCACACGTCCCTCTATGACAGCATCGCTTTCATTGCTCTGAAGGCAGCCGACAAAAGGACGGTGCCCTATATCTTTAGG GTGGATACATCATCGGCAAACAGCTCCTCGGAGGGTTTAATGTGGCTCAGGCTGGTCCAACCGGCTAGGGATAAAGAAGAACAGAATCTTGAAGCATACGTGAAGAACGGTCAGTTGTTTTATCGGTCTCTGAGGCGGATTGACAAAGACGAAGAACTACTTGTGTGGTATGGAAAGGAACTGTTGGAGTTACTCCTCCTCATCAACAGCAGACCACAGGCCAAAATGAACG GATCGTCGGAATACACATGCCTGGACTGCAGCCAGCGTTTTCAATGTGAATATCCCTTTCTAGCCCATTTGAGATTCCGCTGCCAAAAGCGAATGGGCTGCATTGCCTTGGACGAGAACATCAGAAGTAGTGGAGACCGTGACGACATCGCTATCGTCGTGCCGAGTGTGAAATTCAGCCGATCGGAGCGACAATCAGCCTTTTCAAATGTGGAAAACAACAAGCCCACCACAGATTTCCACAATCTCGCCAGGGACATGGAGAATCCACGCGATAATGCCAGGAACCATCGGGAAAATGAAGGcgtaaatgaaaataaaagaaagTACGACGAAGTGGAAAAGAATGATAATGCAGCGCACAGTGCAAAAGTGGCAGATAGATCGCCGCCCACtccaagagaaaagtttccctgcCCTTCCCAGCAGTTCAGAGGGAGCTATTTCAGTCTAAGAGAAAACGGAAGGTTGATGTCCAGCCCAGACTCTACAGGTGCCAAACAGAGCGCATTCAATGAAGTGAAGAGAACTTCACTTAATCTTAAACAGACTCCAAAGGATCACACTGCCAATACAGACAACAAGAACGGCACAACGGCTAATAGCAGCCCTTCGGAGAAAGCGATGGACACTAAATCTGTCCTGACTGAAACACAGGTCCCTTCTTGTCTGGACAACATTGCCATGGGGAGCGCGTTTCGTAGCGTCTCTCAGCTCTGTGCTACAGAGGAGAGGAAGAGCGCATTCTCTCAGCCAACCAGATCGTTTACTCAGTTGCCTCCACTCTTGGTATCCCAGAAGGTGATTCCTGGTTTAGAGTGTCATCCTAGCGTTGGCGAGTCTGGCAGGTTTTATCAGGCGAACGCCTTGGCTGCAAAGCTCCAAAGTGCAGACGTTAACGGCAGTTGCAATATACAAGGAGGTCTCCCGAAACAAAGTCCTTTCATTTATGCCACCGCCTACTGGCCAAAGACTACTGGGCCCATTCAGCTGCAAGTTCCATCTGCTATGACCCTGCTTCCTCCTTCATTCACGTCCTTTTGTTTACCAGCACAAAACTGGTGTGCTAAATGCAACGCCTCTTTCAGAATGACATCCGATTTAGTGTACCACATGAGATCTCATCACAAAAAAGAATATGCCATGGAGCCTTTAGTGAAAAGACGAAGAGAGGAAAAGCTTAAATGTCCCATTTGCAACGAATCCTTCAGGGAACGCCATCATCTTTCCCGGCACATGACATCTCATAACTAA